The genomic interval GGTCATTGACCTCCACAGTACGATGGGTCAGTCGGTGCGTGAATTGTTCGATCTCGGAGATTCGTTGGGCAAAAGTGGGGTCTGTTTCAAGCATGCGTTGCACATACTCATGGCTCGAGCAATTTCGTTGAGCATGAATCAATTGTACAAGCAGAAAGGACAACACAAAGCCAGCCAGCTTTTTCATCATTGTTTCAAAAGGTAAAGAATGAAAAAAACGGCTCCACAGGGGGATTACGTGGTTTCTGCGGGAATTGGAATTAGCAGGGTATGATCAAAATGGTTATTGGGAAGATTTTTCCCGGATACGGAGGGCGAATTAGAAGTAAAAAGTTGATACCTAATCCACCATAAACATAGCCTCAATTTTCGGATTTTGCAAGCCGGCCACGAAAAAAGCAGGGAGATTGAAAAATTTAGCGAGGAATTAACCCCTTGGATTTTAAACATAAGTCTATCTTTGTCAGAATATTAGACCCATGCGCATAGCCATATCCTTACTCGCCGGATGGAGCCTGGTGGCATCGTGTAATGACCCGGGCAATGGGGGTGGAAATACCCCTGATCCTCAAAAACCGGATATTACCCGGCCCATGTCCTATTCGATTATTAAAGAATATCCCCACGACACCGCCTTTTTTACACAAGGCCTGGTATTTCATAAAGGAGACTTTTATGAAGGAACAGGCGAACGAGGGCATTCACGCCTCATGAAGGTAGAACTGGAAACAGGGAAAGTATTGAAACGGATCGATCTGGAACCCGAATATTTTGGCGAAGGCATTGCTACCTGGGGTGATTCCCTGTTTCAACTGACCTGGGAAGAACATAAAGTATTTGTTTACGATATCAACACTTTTAAAAAGATCGCTGAATTCCCCATCAATACCGAAGGTTGGGGCATCACCACCGATGGCAAAGAAATGATCGTGAGTGATGGAAGCAGCAATCTTTATTTCTACGACCCTAAGACCTTCCGCTTACTCCGCACGCAAGGTGTATATCAAAACGGAGAACTGGCCTATAACCTGAATGAACTCGAATTCATCAATGGGTATGTATATGCCAATCAATGGACCATGCCCTATATATTACGAATCGATCCTTCGAACGGACAGGTAATGGGCAAAGCGGATGTATCGGATATCTGGCAGCGGGTAAAACAGATCGACCCCCAGGTGGATGTACCCAATGGAATCGCCTACGATACGGTGACAAAGAAAATATTCATCACCGGGAAGAGATGGCCCAAGTTATTTGAGGTGCAGTTTGGAAACTAATAGCTAAAAGCTATCAGCTATTCGCCTTTTGTTTAAAAATGTAGGTGATCGAGCTGCATTTCTCCCGGTGGAAAAATGCTTTGATATTGGAAACAAAAGCGATAAGAAAGGCCGATAGCCAGGTTGTTTTCCCACTCTTGTATTTACTACTCAACAGACTCACGTAAAACGCATCAAAATACATAGGCCGCATTTCCTGCAATAAGAACCCACGTTCTTCTAATAAATGCTTCATGCTGGACGGTGAAAAATGATGAAGGTGCCGGGGCACATCATAAGCCGCCCAATCCTTCCCATATTTTCTTGCATCATGACTGGTATGATTGGGAACGGCAATGATCAAACGCCCTTCCGGTTTGAGCAGTTCATTAAACCGTTTTACATATCCCTCCAGGTCATGCACATGTTCCAGCACATGCCAGAGGGTGATCGCGTCATAGGTTCCAGGTGTCAATTGATATAGAGTATCCAATCCTTCGAGCTTTAACCCATTTGTGTCAAACGCAACAGCCCGCGCTTCCGCATCGGGTTCCAGGCCTGTAACCACCCATCCATTACTCTTCATTTCAGCAATAAAAAAACCGGTTCCTGCGCCAATGTCGAGGATAGCCCCCTTTTTCAATCCGGTGTATTTCTCTACCCAGCGGCGTTTCGAGCCAATGGTGTAACCCCTGACGATCTTGTACATCCGGTTGATCAACCCTTTTGAACTGTTGGTATGTGAAATGTAGGACTCCGCCTTGTAATAAGCGCCGATACGGTCGGGCCCGGGTACATCCTGCGTAAACCGATGCCCACATTCCGTACAACCCAGGATCAAAAAATCTTCCTGGCTAACGGTATGGTCGTGAACAGAAAAAAC from Chitinophagales bacterium carries:
- a CDS encoding glutaminyl-peptide cyclotransferase → MRIAISLLAGWSLVASCNDPGNGGGNTPDPQKPDITRPMSYSIIKEYPHDTAFFTQGLVFHKGDFYEGTGERGHSRLMKVELETGKVLKRIDLEPEYFGEGIATWGDSLFQLTWEEHKVFVYDINTFKKIAEFPINTEGWGITTDGKEMIVSDGSSNLYFYDPKTFRLLRTQGVYQNGELAYNLNELEFINGYVYANQWTMPYILRIDPSNGQVMGKADVSDIWQRVKQIDPQVDVPNGIAYDTVTKKIFITGKRWPKLFEVQFGN
- a CDS encoding class I SAM-dependent methyltransferase, yielding MDAQVHYTACPVCGGHGFQPVFSVHDHTVSQEDFLILGCTECGHRFTQDVPGPDRIGAYYKAESYISHTNSSKGLINRMYKIVRGYTIGSKRRWVEKYTGLKKGAILDIGAGTGFFIAEMKSNGWVVTGLEPDAEARAVAFDTNGLKLEGLDTLYQLTPGTYDAITLWHVLEHVHDLEGYVKRFNELLKPEGRLIIAVPNHTSHDARKYGKDWAAYDVPRHLHHFSPSSMKHLLEERGFLLQEMRPMYFDAFYVSLLSSKYKSGKTTWLSAFLIAFVSNIKAFFHREKCSSITYIFKQKANS